In Leptospira koniambonensis, a single genomic region encodes these proteins:
- a CDS encoding efflux RND transporter periplasmic adaptor subunit, with product MIPSSNKLRIILIVLVAAISVSIVSFTLNKGGKKNALRPQKAIVHDHGERIEFKENSPGLEIVKSAEIGKPGEFVNVEAPARLIATTSPSVSDSEQIVLFESAELNDLYVGYVHAKNSLNRSRKNLDRIKDMFKHRVATEKDLIEAETEVNNDEAEFAEFEGKLRAVGLNPALIKKAAGQTAWIISDVPESQLSNLQKGKRVKVVFNSFPNQEWNGTAEALGDNVDPFTRTVKVRIAIKNEGYRLKPGMFATVKFPEETGGDSVVIPFNSVVTVESKNYVFVEETPHEFFRREVVLGISTRERVNVLEGLTKGDRVVVEGAILLKGLSFGF from the coding sequence ATGATTCCATCATCTAACAAACTTAGAATTATATTAATCGTTCTGGTGGCGGCTATTTCCGTTTCCATCGTATCTTTCACTTTAAACAAGGGCGGGAAGAAAAACGCTCTTCGTCCTCAAAAAGCAATCGTCCATGATCATGGCGAAAGGATTGAATTTAAAGAGAACAGTCCTGGGCTCGAGATTGTTAAAAGTGCTGAGATCGGTAAGCCAGGAGAATTCGTGAATGTGGAAGCTCCTGCAAGGTTGATTGCCACTACTTCTCCTTCCGTATCCGATTCTGAACAGATCGTATTATTTGAATCAGCAGAGTTGAACGATCTGTATGTTGGTTATGTTCATGCTAAGAACAGTCTGAACAGATCACGCAAGAATTTGGATCGTATCAAAGATATGTTCAAACATAGGGTCGCTACAGAGAAGGATCTGATCGAAGCAGAAACCGAAGTGAATAATGATGAGGCAGAATTCGCAGAGTTCGAAGGAAAATTGAGAGCTGTAGGTTTAAATCCTGCATTGATCAAAAAAGCTGCCGGTCAAACTGCTTGGATCATTTCAGATGTTCCTGAATCACAACTTTCCAATCTGCAAAAAGGGAAAAGAGTGAAAGTTGTTTTTAACTCTTTTCCAAACCAGGAATGGAACGGAACCGCAGAAGCATTGGGAGATAACGTGGATCCTTTTACAAGGACAGTAAAAGTAAGAATAGCGATCAAAAATGAAGGTTATAGATTAAAACCTGGAATGTTCGCAACCGTAAAATTTCCTGAAGAAACAGGGGGTGATTCTGTAGTTATCCCTTTCAACTCTGTGGTAACTGTAGAAAGTAAAAATTACGTATTTGTAGAAGAAACTCCTCATGAATTTTTCAGAAGGGAAGTGGTCCTTGGGATCTCCACCAGAGAAAGGGTTAATGTTCTGGAAGGCCTGACCAAAGGTGACAGAGTGGTAGTCGAAGGTGCCATCTTATTAAAAGGACTTAGTTTCGGATTTTAA
- a CDS encoding efflux RND transporter permease subunit, giving the protein MIDKLIESVLKYRIPTIIASLFIAILGVWAWTDIRKEAYSDIADTQVRLIAKFPGKAAVEVEERVTLPIERVLNAIPKVAVRRSRTINGLVVFQFVFEDGTDDYFARMRLMERVADADIPEEVQPALGPMSSPVGEIFRYVVESSGNHTPMELRTIQDWIVMPKMLSIPGIADVVTFGGLPKQFHIVTSPDKLVRYKLTINDVIQAVQVNNLNTGGNLLLQGEQGFPIRSLGAIREAQHIENIVVKTVNGVPVFIRDLATVEISHPIPSGVLGYTVRIDDQVMDIDSSVQGLVAMRRWGDPNEMGDRIRAKVKEINENYLPDGVQLRTTYDRSDLVNYTLRTIGRTLLEGVMVVSLVLIFFIGSAKASLVVVATIPFALLFAFLLMDMTGIPASLLSLGAIDFGIVVDGAVIMVENIIRRYRDATPSDKSKGIIKLTAESAGEVGTEILFSILIIILAYLPIFSFERIEGRLFKPMAFTISFAILGALIFSMTVVPVLMTFMFRKYFESEKPGPIAWHNPFYGWVEERYKKLIVYLVDRSKKVVIYTFLAVTVFLGIGGYKLGTEFLPEMDEGGFNLRIFFPVGISLPEARKFMPKIRETIYKNEQVSVVLSQLGRNDDGTDPLPPNRLEVLVSLKDYDDWKERITKQELLLRMKNDLEATLPGARISFSQPIMDNLSEAIMGTIADLAVFISGQDLKVMRKLAEEVLEIVKDMHGASEFGIEQEADSPQLTIRIDREAAARYGINVSDIQQMVEAAIGMQRISTLYEGPSDIPPRTPARFGIVVRFSKDYRASKRAIETMPIISPKGERVPLSQLAKITLEDGPTMIFRQEGRRTITVRTNVRGRDQGGFVAELRKKIQAKVKLPEGYEIRYGGQYENLARVGKKLASVIPVTIAIIFGVLFLLYRNLKYVYVALACLPLSLVGGMYALLLRGYYFNVSSGVGFISLFGIATMSGVLFVSRTNHLLRDEPTLTTKEAVTQAAVIQLRPMLMTMLLALLGLIPATLASGVGSDVQRPLATVIVGGLFSALFLVLSVLPSLYLVVVGDRKHPAEEETFELHPEAYVSLYDEEDLEDTSSHRNGSKKAKKKVLSKKKR; this is encoded by the coding sequence ATGATAGATAAACTTATAGAATCGGTACTAAAGTATAGAATTCCTACTATCATTGCCTCTCTCTTTATCGCAATCTTAGGAGTATGGGCTTGGACAGATATTAGAAAAGAAGCATATTCGGATATTGCAGATACCCAAGTCCGTTTAATTGCTAAATTCCCGGGAAAAGCAGCTGTAGAAGTAGAGGAAAGAGTCACTCTTCCGATCGAAAGGGTTTTGAATGCAATCCCGAAAGTAGCAGTTCGTCGTTCTAGAACAATCAATGGTCTCGTAGTATTTCAGTTTGTATTTGAAGATGGAACAGACGATTATTTTGCAAGGATGCGACTTATGGAAAGGGTCGCAGATGCGGACATTCCTGAGGAAGTCCAACCCGCTTTAGGTCCTATGAGTTCTCCCGTGGGTGAAATTTTTAGGTATGTTGTGGAGTCTTCCGGAAATCACACACCTATGGAATTAAGAACGATCCAGGATTGGATCGTAATGCCGAAGATGCTTTCTATCCCTGGGATTGCAGACGTAGTTACATTTGGAGGTTTGCCTAAACAATTCCATATCGTAACTTCTCCGGATAAACTAGTACGTTATAAACTTACGATAAACGATGTGATCCAAGCGGTTCAGGTGAATAACTTGAATACCGGAGGAAACCTTCTATTACAAGGAGAACAAGGATTTCCGATCCGTTCTTTGGGTGCGATCCGTGAAGCCCAACATATAGAAAATATTGTAGTAAAAACTGTGAACGGTGTGCCTGTTTTTATCCGTGATTTAGCCACTGTGGAAATTTCCCATCCGATCCCGAGCGGTGTCTTAGGTTATACGGTTCGTATAGACGATCAGGTCATGGACATTGATTCTTCTGTCCAGGGTCTCGTGGCGATGCGTCGATGGGGAGATCCGAATGAGATGGGTGATAGGATCCGTGCCAAGGTAAAGGAGATAAACGAGAATTATCTTCCAGATGGAGTCCAACTAAGAACTACGTACGATAGAAGTGACCTTGTAAATTATACGTTACGCACTATCGGGCGCACACTTTTAGAAGGTGTGATGGTGGTCAGCTTAGTCCTAATTTTCTTTATAGGAAGTGCCAAGGCTTCTCTTGTGGTAGTGGCAACTATTCCTTTCGCTTTATTATTCGCTTTTCTTCTCATGGATATGACCGGGATCCCTGCAAGTTTACTCTCCTTAGGGGCTATTGACTTTGGGATCGTAGTAGATGGTGCAGTCATCATGGTGGAAAATATCATCAGAAGATATAGGGATGCCACTCCATCCGATAAGAGTAAGGGAATCATTAAACTTACTGCGGAATCTGCGGGAGAAGTTGGGACCGAGATCTTATTTTCCATTCTGATCATCATACTTGCATATTTACCTATCTTCTCCTTTGAAAGGATAGAAGGAAGATTGTTTAAGCCGATGGCATTCACCATCTCTTTCGCGATCCTTGGAGCGTTGATCTTCTCTATGACGGTCGTTCCAGTCTTGATGACTTTTATGTTCCGAAAATATTTCGAATCTGAGAAGCCCGGACCGATCGCATGGCATAACCCTTTTTACGGCTGGGTGGAAGAACGTTATAAAAAGCTAATAGTCTATCTAGTGGATAGATCCAAAAAAGTAGTCATTTATACATTCCTTGCGGTGACCGTATTTTTAGGAATAGGCGGATACAAACTTGGGACCGAATTTTTGCCTGAAATGGACGAAGGTGGTTTTAACTTAAGGATCTTTTTCCCAGTAGGGATCTCCCTTCCGGAAGCTCGTAAGTTTATGCCTAAGATCCGAGAGACCATCTATAAAAACGAACAAGTAAGTGTGGTGCTTTCTCAGTTAGGAAGGAATGATGATGGAACCGATCCACTTCCTCCGAACAGATTAGAAGTTTTAGTAAGTTTAAAAGATTACGATGATTGGAAGGAGAGGATCACTAAACAAGAACTTCTTCTTAGAATGAAAAATGACCTGGAAGCGACACTTCCAGGTGCAAGGATCAGTTTCTCTCAGCCTATCATGGATAACTTGTCCGAAGCGATCATGGGAACCATCGCGGACCTTGCAGTATTCATATCCGGACAAGACTTAAAAGTGATGCGTAAACTTGCAGAAGAAGTCCTGGAAATCGTAAAGGATATGCATGGAGCAAGTGAGTTTGGGATCGAGCAGGAAGCGGATAGTCCTCAGTTGACCATTCGGATCGATAGAGAAGCTGCAGCTCGTTACGGGATTAATGTAAGTGATATACAACAGATGGTAGAAGCTGCCATCGGAATGCAGAGAATTAGTACTCTTTATGAGGGACCTTCCGACATTCCTCCAAGAACACCTGCTAGATTCGGGATCGTGGTACGATTCTCTAAGGATTACAGAGCATCCAAAAGAGCGATAGAGACAATGCCTATCATTTCTCCCAAAGGTGAAAGGGTCCCACTTTCTCAATTAGCTAAGATCACTTTGGAAGACGGACCTACCATGATCTTCCGCCAAGAAGGAAGAAGGACAATCACTGTTCGTACTAACGTAAGAGGAAGGGACCAGGGTGGATTTGTGGCCGAACTCAGGAAGAAGATCCAGGCAAAGGTCAAACTTCCAGAAGGTTACGAGATCCGTTACGGTGGACAATACGAGAACCTTGCCCGCGTTGGTAAAAAATTGGCGAGTGTTATTCCGGTCACGATCGCAATCATCTTCGGGGTACTATTCTTACTTTATAGAAATTTAAAGTATGTATATGTAGCCTTAGCATGTCTTCCGCTTTCCTTGGTTGGAGGAATGTATGCGCTTCTACTCAGAGGATATTATTTTAACGTATCCAGTGGAGTGGGATTTATCTCACTATTCGGGATTGCTACGATGTCTGGAGTTCTTTTTGTTTCGAGGACAAATCACCTCCTAAGAGATGAACCTACATTAACAACAAAAGAAGCAGTCACACAGGCTGCAGTGATCCAATTGCGACCTATGCTAATGACAATGCTACTTGCACTTCTTGGATTGATCCCTGCTACCTTGGCATCTGGGGTAGGTTCTGACGTCCAGAGACCTCTTGCAACGGTAATTGTAGGAGGGTTATTCTCCGCTTTATTTCTAGTGTTGAGCGTTCTTCCTTCCCTATATTTAGTAGTGGTGGGAGATAGAAAACATCCTGCGGAAGAGGAAACATTCGAACTTCATCCAGAAGCATACGTTTCCTTATACGATGAAGAAGATCTAGAAGATACTTCTTCTCACAGGAATGGAAGTAAGAAGGCTAAGAAAAAAGTGCTCTCCAAAAAGAAACGTTAG
- a CDS encoding RtcB family protein, translated as MCRSELKGDKVKVKLWTDLDKVESAALQQLRNIASLPWVFKHVAVMPDVHYGKGATVGSVIAMKDAVAPAAVGVDIGCGMAAVLTNLTGNDLPDSLKIIRSEIEKKIPVGFGMHKRPVVEKLFKHGETYALAKSLFKQEFEYLSDHAKPLYERALNQCGTLGGGNHFIELCLDTENRVWMMLHSGSRNIGKELAEFHIHRARKLAHNELLPDRDLAVFLSGTTEMEEYRRDLFWAQRYAYLNRLSMLELYFEALRKFFPQIQEVSRVICHHNYVSEETHFGEDIIVTRKGAISAKKGELGIIPGSMGTRSFIVKGLGNPESFESASHGAGRRMSRGEAKRKFTESDLLEQTNGVECRKDTGVLDEIPGAYKDIHDVIDSQKDLVEVVSELRQVLCVKG; from the coding sequence ATGTGTAGATCAGAATTAAAAGGAGATAAAGTAAAAGTCAAATTGTGGACCGATTTGGATAAAGTGGAATCTGCCGCTTTACAACAATTACGTAATATTGCTTCTCTGCCATGGGTTTTTAAACATGTTGCAGTGATGCCAGATGTACATTACGGAAAGGGTGCTACAGTTGGATCAGTTATTGCTATGAAAGATGCAGTTGCACCTGCAGCGGTTGGCGTTGACATAGGATGCGGAATGGCAGCAGTTCTTACGAATTTAACGGGAAATGATCTGCCTGATTCCCTAAAAATAATTCGTTCCGAAATTGAGAAAAAGATTCCAGTAGGATTCGGAATGCATAAACGTCCAGTCGTCGAAAAACTTTTTAAACATGGAGAGACTTACGCCCTAGCTAAATCTCTATTTAAACAAGAGTTTGAATATCTTTCTGACCATGCGAAACCTCTTTATGAGCGTGCGTTAAACCAATGTGGTACTTTGGGAGGAGGAAATCATTTTATAGAACTTTGTTTAGATACAGAAAACAGAGTTTGGATGATGCTTCATTCCGGTTCTAGAAATATTGGAAAAGAACTAGCAGAATTCCATATTCATAGAGCACGTAAACTTGCTCATAATGAACTTTTACCGGATAGGGATTTGGCAGTGTTTCTTTCTGGTACGACAGAAATGGAAGAGTATAGAAGGGATTTATTCTGGGCCCAAAGATACGCTTACTTAAATCGTCTCTCAATGTTGGAATTGTATTTTGAAGCTTTGAGGAAGTTTTTTCCTCAAATCCAAGAAGTGTCTAGAGTTATCTGTCACCATAATTATGTTTCTGAAGAAACTCATTTTGGAGAAGATATTATTGTCACAAGAAAAGGAGCTATTAGCGCCAAGAAGGGAGAATTAGGGATCATTCCTGGGTCTATGGGTACTCGTTCATTCATCGTAAAGGGTTTAGGAAATCCTGAATCTTTCGAATCCGCATCTCACGGGGCCGGAAGAAGAATGAGCAGAGGCGAAGCCAAAAGGAAATTTACCGAATCGGATCTTCTAGAGCAAACGAATGGAGTTGAGTGCAGAAAGGATACTGGCGTTTTAGATGAAATCCCAGGTGCTTATAAAGACATCCACGATGTAATCGATTCCCAGAAAGATTTGGTAGAGGTTGTCTCTGAACTCAGACAAGTTCTCTGTGTAAAAGGTTAG
- a CDS encoding outer membrane beta-barrel protein: MMRKKTASLIATFTLVTASSIFAQAKKETPDPKAVGAVKTAPAPEPEDTKWYDKVDFSGFVDVYYMYNNNPLQGSAVDTTRSFETSNKNFGVNAAALAVQKTAEKSSPWGFRVDFQNGQNNAFQEAPYSQANGVYNYNMLKQAYISMYFPVLKGMTLDVGKMATHIGYEVLESMNNPNYSIGAIFQNTIPFIHTGARLTTQFTDKWAGTFYLYNSGGGTGYRTGVPDGSTTNNYFYEAATQHKAIGTQLKGTLIEDKLSITWNTLYSQDGATGRIDPFKQLAADQLAAQTGDPAVSALTAPAAKYNKDYWFMNHAILSMTPTDRIQIDLDYTWSEKSGGAAAANLAQQQYNPTGAATVETILGGTVTTEKTKSSYQAYGIFSKFKIGETWGINVRFEYIDDSNNNGRLTTFNPFAGSQAANAWYQGKYAQDKAIAEQIIAATPALGGLTADQLLAALDPKNYKDYGSASNYGQYKTFTVTPVWNYTENLLIKLDMRRDWATGYQFVTSSGEKSKDQYGITLGVVAKFD, from the coding sequence ATGATGAGAAAAAAAACAGCTAGCCTCATTGCTACCTTTACTCTGGTGACCGCCTCTTCGATTTTTGCCCAAGCGAAGAAGGAAACGCCGGACCCGAAGGCAGTAGGGGCAGTTAAAACTGCTCCAGCCCCAGAACCTGAAGATACGAAATGGTATGATAAGGTAGACTTTTCTGGATTTGTGGATGTGTACTACATGTACAATAACAACCCACTCCAAGGAAGCGCCGTAGATACGACTAGATCGTTCGAAACTAGTAACAAGAACTTTGGTGTTAACGCAGCAGCTCTTGCTGTTCAGAAAACCGCTGAAAAATCCAGCCCTTGGGGATTCCGTGTGGATTTCCAAAACGGACAAAACAACGCATTCCAAGAGGCGCCATACTCTCAAGCTAACGGAGTATACAACTACAACATGCTGAAACAAGCTTATATCAGCATGTATTTCCCAGTGTTGAAAGGGATGACCTTAGACGTTGGTAAAATGGCAACCCATATTGGATACGAAGTATTGGAATCGATGAACAACCCTAACTACTCGATAGGGGCCATCTTCCAAAACACAATCCCCTTCATCCACACCGGTGCGCGCTTAACTACTCAATTTACAGACAAATGGGCTGGAACCTTTTATCTGTATAACAGTGGTGGTGGTACTGGTTATAGAACTGGGGTTCCTGACGGAAGCACTACGAATAACTACTTCTACGAAGCAGCTACTCAACATAAAGCGATTGGAACTCAGTTAAAAGGAACCTTGATCGAAGACAAATTATCCATTACTTGGAACACTTTGTATTCTCAAGATGGTGCTACTGGAAGGATCGATCCATTCAAACAATTAGCTGCTGATCAATTAGCGGCTCAAACTGGAGACCCAGCTGTTTCCGCTCTTACTGCTCCTGCAGCAAAGTATAATAAAGATTATTGGTTCATGAACCATGCAATCTTGTCCATGACTCCTACTGATAGGATCCAAATTGACTTAGACTATACTTGGAGTGAAAAATCTGGTGGTGCAGCAGCGGCTAACCTTGCGCAACAACAGTACAACCCAACAGGTGCAGCTACAGTTGAAACTATCTTAGGCGGAACTGTAACTACTGAAAAAACTAAAAGCTCTTACCAAGCTTATGGTATCTTCAGTAAGTTTAAGATCGGTGAAACTTGGGGAATCAACGTTCGTTTCGAGTATATCGACGATAGCAATAACAACGGCCGTTTGACTACCTTCAACCCATTTGCTGGATCTCAAGCAGCTAACGCTTGGTATCAGGGAAAATATGCGCAAGACAAAGCGATCGCAGAGCAAATCATTGCAGCTACTCCTGCATTGGGAGGCTTAACTGCTGATCAATTACTTGCAGCTTTAGACCCGAAAAACTACAAAGATTACGGTTCAGCTTCCAACTACGGACAGTATAAAACATTTACTGTAACTCCAGTTTGGAACTATACTGAAAATCTACTCATCAAATTGGATATGAGAAGAGACTGGGCAACCGGTTATCAATTCGTAACTTCTTCTGGTGAGAAAAGCAAAGACCAATATGGTATAACCTTAGGTGTCGTTGCTAAGTTCGATTAA
- a CDS encoding CCA tRNA nucleotidyltransferase, with amino-acid sequence MMNPDPNKLISQIPSPFLEDLLEISNTIRKHEGEAYLVGGSVRDLILNKVPHEYDLAVSISPEKMQKIFKRTVPTGIKHGTITVLFQDRSYELTTFRKDEDYLDGRRPETVQFGVSLSEDLKRRDFTMNALALDLLEKTLVDEHSGIEDIQNSLIRTIGNPVSRFTEDGLRPVRAIRFVSTLGFSIHPETAEAIETCRPITAKVSPERIHDEFLKVLKSKNPIGGLDLFKKYKILELFSKTKLYSGEWEKRVNGFSELLQSSERIKITYFLASCFSEQTWVSDSTVFFKELRFSNQRTKDSQFLIKTLYSIIQHREELKTSAGLRTHLLHPIAQYVGKKDLWDWCLELSDLWSAFLNEEASWRTNAEEEWKKNPPLLLSDLAVDGNLIREKFPELPAPKLGEVLRSSLLAVLQDPNQNSEQYLLDLIRKSL; translated from the coding sequence ATGATGAATCCGGATCCGAATAAACTTATCTCCCAAATCCCTTCTCCCTTTTTAGAAGACCTATTAGAGATCAGTAATACTATACGAAAACATGAAGGAGAAGCTTACCTTGTCGGAGGAAGTGTCCGAGATCTGATATTAAATAAGGTCCCTCATGAATACGATCTTGCAGTTTCTATTTCCCCGGAAAAAATGCAGAAGATCTTTAAAAGAACAGTGCCCACTGGGATCAAACATGGAACAATCACAGTTTTATTCCAAGATAGATCCTATGAATTAACCACATTCAGAAAGGACGAAGATTATCTAGACGGAAGAAGACCCGAAACTGTACAATTCGGAGTAAGTCTCAGCGAAGATCTAAAAAGAAGAGATTTCACAATGAACGCCTTGGCTTTAGATCTATTAGAAAAGACATTGGTGGATGAACATTCCGGGATAGAAGATATTCAAAATTCTTTAATAAGAACAATAGGAAACCCAGTCTCCAGATTTACAGAAGATGGACTTAGGCCAGTGCGTGCGATTCGATTTGTTTCCACACTTGGATTTTCGATTCACCCAGAAACTGCAGAAGCAATTGAAACCTGTAGACCAATCACTGCAAAAGTCTCCCCGGAAAGAATACACGACGAATTTCTAAAAGTACTCAAAAGCAAAAATCCAATCGGTGGATTAGATCTATTCAAAAAATATAAAATTCTAGAATTATTCAGCAAAACCAAATTATACTCTGGGGAATGGGAAAAACGTGTAAACGGATTTTCCGAACTTTTACAATCATCCGAAAGAATAAAGATTACTTACTTCTTAGCTTCTTGCTTTTCAGAACAAACTTGGGTTTCTGACTCGACCGTATTTTTTAAAGAACTCAGATTCTCAAATCAAAGAACGAAAGATTCTCAGTTTCTCATCAAAACATTATATTCAATCATCCAGCATCGGGAAGAATTAAAAACTTCTGCTGGACTTCGCACTCATCTGCTTCATCCAATTGCACAATATGTTGGAAAAAAAGATCTTTGGGATTGGTGCTTAGAACTTTCCGATCTTTGGTCAGCTTTCCTAAACGAAGAAGCATCTTGGCGAACAAACGCAGAAGAAGAATGGAAGAAAAATCCCCCACTTCTACTCTCTGACCTGGCCGTAGATGGAAACCTGATCCGAGAAAAGTTCCCAGAACTTCCAGCGCCTAAATTGGGAGAAGTATTGCGGTCCTCTTTGCTTGCTGTGCTCCAGGATCCGAATCAAAATTCAGAGCAATATCTACTGGACCTGATCCGTAAATCCCTCTAA
- a CDS encoding ribonuclease HI family protein — protein sequence MKKFKIYCDGASKGNPGPSSIGVAVYEDETEVHSISRRISDGTNNVAEWAALEAGIEYCLSQDASEVTAYLDSELVVKQFKGEYKVKSPHLQVAKEKVKALTSKLKLFSIHHVPREKNKRADKLANLAFES from the coding sequence GTGAAAAAGTTCAAAATATACTGCGATGGTGCTTCTAAAGGAAATCCGGGACCTTCTTCCATTGGAGTTGCTGTTTACGAAGACGAAACCGAGGTGCATTCCATCTCGCGTAGGATCTCCGACGGAACCAATAATGTAGCGGAATGGGCTGCCCTGGAAGCGGGGATAGAATACTGCCTCTCCCAAGATGCGAGCGAAGTCACGGCATACCTGGATTCAGAACTGGTGGTGAAACAATTCAAGGGAGAATATAAGGTCAAATCCCCTCATCTGCAAGTTGCGAAAGAAAAGGTCAAAGCCCTGACTTCTAAACTGAAACTTTTCTCCATCCATCATGTCCCTCGTGAAAAAAACAAGCGTGCAGATAAGCTCGCAAACCTAGCTTTCGAATCTTGA
- a CDS encoding arginyltransferase, translated as MAKMGLDYFTFLGSLPETPESECAYYPERNSKVKGFFSKEKLPPEILDDLFRFGFRRSGNFFYRTNCSVCSHCLSYRVLLPEFFPSSNQKRMIKKNHDLILRSSPPFIDADKKNLYVKYQRSRHEGSYGESESEILENMKFQMYEGSENSGELLLYKNDMLLGWILLDLGLETVSAVYSVFDPEESKRSLGNFLILSSILWAKENGFKEFQLGLFLPGHPKMDYKKNWKPAEILDRNTGVWKKSESFLSDYILENGPDGDRLK; from the coding sequence ATGGCAAAGATGGGCTTGGATTATTTTACATTCCTCGGTTCTCTTCCAGAGACTCCTGAGTCTGAATGCGCCTATTATCCGGAAAGGAATTCCAAGGTGAAGGGTTTCTTCTCTAAGGAGAAACTTCCTCCCGAAATTTTAGATGATCTTTTTCGTTTTGGTTTCAGAAGGTCGGGTAATTTCTTTTATAGGACCAATTGTTCTGTATGTTCTCATTGTCTCAGTTATAGAGTTCTATTACCTGAATTTTTTCCTTCTTCTAATCAGAAAAGAATGATCAAAAAGAATCATGATCTGATTTTGAGATCTTCTCCGCCTTTTATTGATGCTGATAAAAAGAATTTATATGTGAAGTACCAAAGATCCCGCCATGAAGGATCTTATGGTGAATCAGAATCTGAAATTTTAGAAAATATGAAGTTCCAAATGTATGAGGGTTCTGAAAATTCTGGGGAGCTTCTTCTTTATAAAAATGATATGCTCTTAGGTTGGATCTTATTAGATCTGGGACTTGAGACAGTGTCTGCTGTGTATTCTGTTTTTGATCCTGAAGAAAGTAAAAGAAGTTTGGGAAATTTTCTAATCCTTTCTTCTATACTTTGGGCAAAGGAGAATGGGTTTAAAGAATTTCAATTGGGTTTATTTCTTCCGGGTCATCCAAAGATGGATTATAAAAAGAACTGGAAGCCAGCAGAAATTTTGGATCGTAACACTGGTGTTTGGAAGAAGAGCGAATCTTTTCTTTCCGATTATATTTTAGAAAATGGTCCTGATGGAGATCGATTAAAATAA
- a CDS encoding SDR family NAD(P)-dependent oxidoreductase — translation MAKKIIVVGASSGIGKEIASQLIEEGHQVAAFARREKELKKLPSSKVKNLFVKHDVTEYSKVPGEFAKAVKALGGLDEIYYASGVMHRVGAEEFSVEKDLEMLEVNLLGCVAWLNSAATYFQEKKAGKIIGISSIAGDRGRRGNPVYNASKAGMSTYLEALRNRLAVKGIQVVTVKPGMIETPMTEGLSGLMWLITAKEAAQVILAKVNAGKENFYVPARWALVSLIIRLIPSFIFRKLSV, via the coding sequence ATGGCTAAAAAGATCATCGTAGTAGGCGCTTCTAGCGGTATCGGAAAAGAAATTGCATCTCAATTGATCGAAGAGGGACATCAAGTCGCTGCTTTTGCAAGAAGAGAGAAGGAATTGAAAAAACTTCCTTCTTCCAAAGTTAAAAACTTATTTGTCAAACATGACGTTACTGAATACTCCAAGGTCCCAGGAGAATTCGCAAAGGCTGTTAAAGCATTAGGCGGCTTGGACGAAATTTATTACGCATCCGGTGTGATGCATAGAGTCGGCGCAGAAGAATTTTCTGTAGAGAAAGACTTAGAAATGTTAGAAGTAAACCTTTTAGGTTGTGTTGCTTGGTTAAACTCGGCAGCCACTTACTTCCAAGAGAAGAAAGCTGGCAAAATTATCGGTATCTCTTCCATCGCAGGTGATAGAGGCCGTAGAGGAAATCCGGTTTACAATGCATCTAAAGCTGGAATGTCCACTTACTTGGAAGCTTTACGTAATCGTTTAGCAGTAAAAGGGATCCAAGTAGTTACTGTAAAACCTGGAATGATCGAAACTCCAATGACAGAAGGTCTATCTGGCCTTATGTGGCTCATCACTGCTAAAGAAGCTGCTCAAGTCATATTAGCAAAAGTGAATGCAGGAAAAGAGAATTTCTATGTGCCAGCTCGTTGGGCCTTGGTCTCTTTGATCATTAGACTTATCCCTTCTTTTATTTTCAGAAAACTTTCCGTTTAA